In one Streptomyces marincola genomic region, the following are encoded:
- a CDS encoding FadR/GntR family transcriptional regulator encodes MPAVRASSPGRIAPQQRGLLTERIARELEHDIRSGKIPVGAKLPSERELAAQFGASRNVVREVLRRLEAQHLIAVAPGRGSFVSEQSSGQARSYDGLYRAGRPTVRQLIEARIPLEVEIVGLATERATEADLAAMRVANDALLNATDVIDKANADLAFHDAIAAASGNPVLRIMLSSISGMMFEMMLRSNSDPSIGEPGVPHHPEILEAVLAGDADLARRRMREHLRLGLRTYGPDLDVSVGVMAQQHIETLLRQAEDRQA; translated from the coding sequence ATGCCCGCCGTCCGCGCCTCGTCTCCGGGCCGCATCGCCCCTCAGCAGCGGGGACTGCTGACCGAGCGCATCGCGCGCGAGCTGGAGCACGACATCAGGTCGGGGAAGATTCCCGTCGGTGCCAAGCTGCCCTCGGAGCGCGAGCTGGCCGCGCAGTTCGGCGCGAGCCGCAACGTGGTCCGCGAGGTCCTGCGGCGGCTTGAGGCCCAGCACCTGATCGCGGTGGCGCCCGGCCGCGGCTCGTTCGTCAGCGAGCAGTCCTCGGGGCAGGCGCGCAGTTACGACGGGCTGTACCGCGCGGGCCGGCCGACGGTCAGGCAGTTGATCGAGGCGCGCATCCCGTTGGAGGTCGAGATCGTCGGCCTGGCCACGGAGCGGGCCACCGAGGCGGACCTGGCGGCGATGCGGGTCGCCAACGACGCCCTGCTGAACGCGACCGACGTGATCGACAAGGCGAACGCGGACCTCGCGTTCCACGACGCGATCGCGGCGGCCAGCGGCAATCCGGTGCTGCGGATCATGCTGTCGTCGATCAGCGGCATGATGTTCGAGATGATGCTGCGTTCGAACTCCGACCCGTCGATCGGGGAGCCGGGGGTGCCGCACCACCCGGAGATCCTGGAGGCCGTCCTGGCCGGCGACGCCGACCTGGCGCGCCGGCGGATGCGCGAGCACCTGCGGCTGGGGCTGCGGACCTACGGTCCCGACCTGGACGTGAGCGTCGGCGTGATGGCGCAGCAGCACATCGAGACGCTGCTGCGGCAGGCGGAGGACCGGCAGGCGTAG